Genomic segment of Arachis stenosperma cultivar V10309 chromosome 4, arast.V10309.gnm1.PFL2, whole genome shotgun sequence:
GCTTGAGTTTTTGTGGGGCGTAGGTCTTGATTGCTGTCATTGTAGGTTTGAACTTGggctattttttattatgtttcgtttgttttgttttctattttattttttgataccTAGGAGAGATTGAACTATTTGGAAGATGGTAAACGTGTTTTTTGACTACGTTTATGGTTATGTTCTTCTTTATACCCTATCAATGAATGTATCAGAGACTTTTTTCTTGAATATGATCAACACACTCTTCGAACAAGTCCACCTTGGGGTTCTGAACTTCTGGAGGTATAATTCTTGTCCTCCTTTTTGTCTGGTTTAACTTTATCCTATTTTCTGAACTTTTTATAGGTATTTAGGCACCATTTTAGATGTTCTTGAACTCATTATTTGGGACTATGTCTATTGCCATACTTGAATTGGAACAGATATGCAGacatgtatttttattttatttttttaatatttattttccCACTTAGCAGTTAGCAATTGGCATTGTGCTTGACTGCGTTGCTTAACTTCTTTTCCATTAAGAAAATTGTTCTGTTGTACCAAGTTGAAATTGTTACCTGAAAATCAGTCTTTTATCTCTAATTCTCTATGCTTTTCATTGTTCAGAACATTTACATTGGTGAATTTTTGCGATGAAATCTTTGTATCTTTACACTTTTCCTTAGCTGGGACAAATATATAAATTTGGCTTTATTTGCATGTTTACTGATAATGTGACTTGATGCCTTGGTCAATGAAAGATTGTATCAATTTAACTAACTTTCCATGTGTTTGTTATGATTTTAATTGTGTGTGCTTGCATTTCTTTTCTTAGTCGATAATTAGACAATGTTTCTTCTCAAAAAAAATCTCCTATAGCAAAAAGTTTTGGAAATCCAACTTCTCTATGGTCTTTGGATTATAACTCCATTGCCCTCTCACATGGTCTTTGGATTAGAATTATTGACATCGTCAGTGTATACATCTTACCTGATGTAAAATTTCTATGTTTTTTATTCGAAAAACGGGAATGACAGGTGAATTATTAAGGTTGTTTTGGAATGctgaaaaattaaatttattaagtCTTATTTGTATAATTGctttttaaaataacttaatATATGAAATCAATTTATGTTGGATACTTTAGATAAAAAGTGGTTTTAAGATAATCTATTGTGTTTGGAATGGATTAAAAAAAGCTAGTTTTAAGTGGATAATTACAAAAATTTGGTATGAGATGTTTGTTACTATTATTGAATATTGGATAGTTGAAATCAAATTGGTAAGATCATTACACTTCAAAAATAGTGAGCTTTTTCTTAGAATCATAAACTTCAAAACATTATTTTCGTCTATGAGCTGTTTTTTAGcttaaaaatattagttttgattataatctatttttaattttttacaaacaTGACACTTATGAAACTTGAATTAATTGATGATACATGCTAATGATTATTTGAGATGATGCTGGTCTATTTGTTGATTTCATATGAGTATGCTTAAATGTGAAAAGTGACAAAAAAATGGTGATTTATTAATTCTGAGCACTTGGGGCTGATTTACTCTTTCCAACAAGTTACAATAGGTAAAAGAAAGTTATAATGCAAGGTTAGAGTGAGCAAAAAATTAGGAATCAACTTTTGACCTCTCAAAAGCCGAGGTTACATGTTGCAGAATTATGCAGTTTTGGGCAGCAATTTGTGAACAAAACTGGGAGTAATATAGCCACTCAAAATGAGTGAAATGATTTTTCTATAAAATCTTAAGATGTCTAGATTATTCTCCTAAAATTTCAGAATTTTTTGATGTGTGGTTTGGGAGATATGATTTTTAGAAAATGGTAATTTTCTGCAAAAACAATGTTGTACGAATTCTGGAACAACAACTTCAAAACCACATATTTCAATATTCTAAAACTCTTTGGAGGTGAAATCAAAGAGGAATGAAATATTAGGACGTCTAGTATTTTATGTCCAAATTTCAGGAGAATTCGAATTTTATAGAGAAAGTTGTGTCTTCTGGAAGCAGGGCTGTTCACTGCTGCGACAACACCCTTTCCTTAAAACAAAATCATATTTTGAGAGGCATAATTTTTTCTAGAGAAGCGAAAATGCTCTGGGACTTGAACTGGGTGAAAGATGGGTAAGTCTGGTTCAACTACACCAAACTTTAGGAGAATCCAACCAAAGatggattttatatgatttttttaagttGGTTATTGCTTGCTGTTTTTCTGAAGTGTACCAAATCAGTAGCTggattttaaaaaatcatataaaattaaattcttagaACGCAGTTGCAAAACTAAAACCAAAGTACACTTTAGGATTcctatttaaaataaataataatatattaggATTTCGTTTGCCcctttttttatatgtataatatattaggtatatatataatatgttatACCTCTTATATTTGCATATGGTTAAGTTAATTGCTATGGCTGAAAATCATATGTTGCTGGCTTTATTGACACTTTAACACTTGAAGTTGTATTGTTATGGCTGAAAATTGTTTGTGCAATTCTGGTTGTTGTAATTCTAGTTTTGTGCACTTCTATTTGCTAGAATTCCTTTTTTTGCACTTTTGAATTTGTGCCTGGATTTGTGCATCTGTTTATATTGTTGGGAGCTTCTCATACTTGAAGTCGTATAAAGATTATTAGAGTTGTGCTAACTGAAGTAGCACCAAGAATTGttctaactttattttttaagttgACATAGTTTTGATAATTTATACAACTATTTTCAGTTTGGTTTCTAATTATTTTcagtttgattttttaatttttataattgcgaatatcattataaatatttttctaattactTTTCTATATAATTATGCAGGATAATATTGAGGATGATAATAAAGATTAAGCTGTTTATCATTGTGGTTTATGGGTTAAGATGGAGTAATGTTGAGAATGAATATATGTATGGTAGACTAATTACTTTTATTAGAAGATACTTATAtagaatataatattttagtttttcgTAGAGTATTAGTAGTAAATTCTAAGTGGTCTCATGCCTATTTTGATATGGCTATGTTTAATTTAGTGTGAGGTGTATGAATATTAGTACTTTTGGatcattataaatatatttaatttatagataatttttattatttaaagaaattatttagtataattatgtatttatttttattttataatatttaactcgtttaattaaaaatacaaaattatatatgtaatcatattactaaatattatgtacaaaaaattatatatatatatatatatatatatatatatatatatatagaaaatataaaaaacaatgaggaacctaaggctacacttatatagaGTAGCTATGGTTatacagaaaattaaaaaaaaaaaccaatgaGGGACCTAAAGCTACACTTATATAGAGTAGCTATAGTATACAATGTGGTTACGCTTTACAGGTGATGCAGTAGCactgaaaagcgtagcctattctggtAAAAATGGAagttgaaaagcgtagcctttggtcctAGACAACATCACTTGAAAAGCGCACCCTATTCCCAAACGTCAAAAGCGTAGCCCTTGGTGCAGAAAAacgtagcctttgagaataggcaacgggCAAATAGGAAtcacccccaaaaagcgtagccttagcccagaaagcgtagccgtagcctaaggcatcattttttttcacttttgactACACTTTTCAAATGTATctgaatgggtgtttttcttgtagtgcttGCAATGCTATTTTAGAAAATACTTTTCAGAAATTCTTAACCGGCATTTTTCCTCCCAATACAGACCGGCGAAAAAGACGACGTTAACACAGACCGGCGAAAAAGACGACAACAACACAGACCAACGAATCTGTTCTGTTCCTTGAGAGTTCACAATAGGTGTCACGGTGAGGTCTTCTACGGTGAGATGAAGAAGACGACACTACCCGGAGGGCGGCGGTGGCGCAGTGAGGGAGAGGGTTAGGCGTTAGCCGTTGTGTTTAGGAGAGATCACTAAGGTTGAGAAATTGGGGGATATTGGCGCCGTTCGAGTCTTctttagttctttttttttttttttgaaaaaccaaAACGACGTCGTGTTGGAAagcaaattttaaaaaaaaacttttgaaCCGACTGGGTGAACCAAAAAATTGTCAATTCTTCAGTTTTCATCAAAATTGACCGGTTCAAATTGGTTCTCTACGGTTCTGTTCCTCGTCTGGTCATATTGCTCAAGCGGACCAGTCAGGAGTCCGGTTCACTGGTTTTCCATGTCCGGATCTAACATTCATCTAACACATGACTTTTATGTCCAActgtattttaataaaaaataaaaaatatttctctgACACATTTAGACACACATAAATACTATTACGTGTCAATGTATCCATCTTTATTCTTaacatgtatttttaaaataaatttagaaattatatatattattatttgttaaaagaaaaattattataaatactttatataattaaaaaaagacattaagataataaaaatttaatttatattttaatattaataaaatattaaaataatattataatttatttaaaaaatattttatattttatatatatactatatctctatattttataaaagttcaaaaatttaaaacttttatatttatgtgtcgatattatattatattatgtatcCGTTTTAATATCCGTACATCATAAcatattagttttaattagatGCAATGATTAAATGTATATAATTTTCAATTTTCAGAAGAAACAGAGAtacgatatatatatatatatattgttccaattataaaattttatattcaatGAATAATGATCCCTTTCCAAACGAAAATTCCAACTCATGATGTGCATGGCAGTTTTAAGATTATTATTAATGATTATACACTCGCCGTCTAAGTCCTGTTTAGgataaaatttacttttcaCTTATGGTCTAAATTTGCTTAAATTGGTCACTTAAAAGCACCTAAACTTCGATAATCCATTTCTGATGATCCTTCAAAAGATTATTTATAGCGTAAATTAGAGACTTCAATTGTTATTAGAAAAGTATAGGTagataatgaaaatattaaataatataatgtaaataatagatatatatCGGATGTTCAATTTATTAAGTGTACGAATAGTTATTTTAACATTAAGATTTAGATGAGTAATTTAGAGtataatgtattttattttaattggaCTAATTTTAGAATCCATTATTTATGTTGTTCAAAAAAATCATTGACTACCTAACATAACCCATTGTTATTAAAGTAATGCCTAGTTTATTTTGACAATCTTATTAGCAATAAGTACACTATACGGGAAACTAAATAGAGTCGGAAATAATAGTAGTTATATAACAATTACTGTTAGATAAACGCTAGTTACAAATTTTGACAGCATGTTTgggattaaaatttatttaattattttctaaacATGGATACAAATTAATTGAAATAACTGTTATCAAtaattaagaaattaaattttctataattttaattacatttatatttattaataaatactTTCATGAATtccatttttcgaaaatcctgcATTAAGTACTAAGTTGACTATTTTAAAACAAGAACAAATACAAATATATGAAAGTTTAAGTTTTTCATGTAagaaatttaatgataaaaatgatcgcatatataatttatttcataatatttatcatttacaaaatttaatattaattgttGCTATTaaatattatcatttttgtTACCTTTTAAAACACTATATTTACTCTCAAGATTTGACCAttttcaaatataaataaaccACAATACGCATATTTATGataattaaatagtaaatttaAGGAATAAGTATTATTTTGGTCTTAATGTTTAGGGTCAGAATCGAAACCGTCGtcaatgtaattttttatttagaatcgcccttaatgttttatttcatattaaaatcgtcttttttaataaaatttttaattttattactaaattactcttatcctaataaaaaattataaaattaaaaaaaaaaagaaaagacgCGATGGGAGAGGAGAGAAAGGAAAAGGGGAAAGGACACGAGGGagggggaaggggaaggggaaggggaaAGTGGGGGGGAGGGGGGACGGCGCCGGCAAAGTTTGGAGCCGCCATCACCGTCGCCGTCGCGAGTCAGGGAGAGAGCTTCCTGCTTCTGCACCACTGCTCTTTTCCACCGCGTTCTCGCTGCTGCACCTTCCTGCTTCTGCTTCTTGTTTCGGCCTCTGTTTTTGCTTCGGCTTCTGCTTCTTGCTTCGGCTTTGCTTCTTGCTTTGACTTCTGTTTTCTGCTTCTATTTGAGCTTCTGCTTGAGTTTCAGCTTTTGCTTCTTCTGCTTCTGGGTCTgcttctacttctacttctaATCTGATTTTGATTTGTTATTTTCTGATTTCATTGTTGTTGTGTGTTGATTTGgttgttgaatttgatgttttttttttggatttgaaTAATGTATTATTGTTGGTGTTCTTGAATCTGATTATTAGTGTTTGATGGGAGTAagggaggtggtggtggtggtggtaaaGGTGCTGGTGGTGGAGGGTATTTTTGTCcataaaaagttaaaaagacgattttaatacgaaataAAATGTTAAGGacgattctaaataaaaaattacattggGGATGGTTTCGTTTCTGACCTTAAACATTAGAGACCAAAATAATACTTACCCCTAAATTTAAACTATTATCATATATATACAATTATATTGAGTATGTAAGCATTTATACCgtataaaattttgtttgtctataatttttaattaattgttatgCTTATAATACATTACTGCTAGATTTTTTTGTTGTCTAACActcaataaagaaaaaaaaacaaaacaaaaagaaaaaatattaaaattattgtttgccgattttaaaatactaaaaatagttaaaatattaaacaaaatCGTTGAGAATATCTaagaattatttattataatttcttCACCTATAGAGTTGTTGGTTGATGACGATGATGATATTGAGGTGCTACTGAAGACAAATTAATAATATCCTCAAGCAGTCCGGTACCAATATTCTCAAGCGAGCCAATGTTATTAACACCACTACCACTGTCAGTTCTAGCATTAACACTAGTAATAGTGTTATTAGCATGATATCTTGCCCTTGCACCTGTACCTGCATCTGAAGCTACACCTTTTTGTATACCTCTGCCTCTACCAAGTATGGAACTAAGGGTGGAGTTGTTGTAGAGACTGAAAGATCTTGACGGAGGAGGGAGGATTGGTGGCAAATCATGAGTGTGCAAACCTTCATAGGTAGTTAGTGCATGGGTGGGGTCATTCAGGCACCTCTCCACTCTCTTTTTCGCATTGCAACCAATTGTAGTGCAACGATAGTAACTCCTGCAAAAGAGGCCATACTGGTATTGTAAGAGATAAAATCATTCATAtgtctttatttaatattttaaacacTACCGCAGATTTTGTTGGGATATTGTGGTATTTAGATAATGACCTTTGGAAGGGGCTTTTTTTGAGTGATTTTTTGCCATACTTGCGCCATTTATATCCATCTTCAAGGTTTTCAGATTCACTTTTTGTCAAGAAAGCAAATTTCGAAAGATTATTTTTAttccttttattattcatattcaTGGTAGCTTCAATCGATGCCATCGTAGATTCTCGAAGTTTCAACCTAAAAAAACAgaaagcaaaaaataaaatattagtacAAAGACCCCCCACATTCTAAGGCTTTTGTTTCTCGCTCATCACGCCATGCATGAACCCTTTTCTGACCTTCATGAACCCTTTTCTGACCTTCTCTCTTTCTGTAACtgtttttttttcctattttttcctttttattatttaatatttttaataaatatttgttacaacaataaataaaaatggtgAAAATT
This window contains:
- the LOC130975438 gene encoding probable WRKY transcription factor 48, with the protein product MKVERKREEEEWQRYDGKGIAEEDASLVERRVKHHLPSLPPDAVILESSGIVAHSQNPAISIIPTNNPDVVVANNSNTNNRVRLKCSTKSIVSGNVNLRGDELDDEKNNITTRLKLRESTMASIEATMNMNNKRNKNNLSKFAFLTKSESENLEDGYKWRKSYYRCTTIGCNAKKRVERCLNDPTHALTTYEGLHTHDLPPILPPPSRSFSLYNNSTLSSILGRGRGIQKGVASDAGTGARARYHANNTITSVNARTDSGSGVNNIGSLENIGTGLLEDIINLSSVAPQYHHRHQPTTL